A single window of Paenibacillus sp. SYP-B4298 DNA harbors:
- a CDS encoding response regulator transcription factor: MSFSILVVEDDADINRLLCTVLGQKGYRTESAFSGSEARLLSSMRSYDLILLDLMLPGMSGEELLIQLRSHSYVPIIVISAKASMKDKINMLKGGADDYITKPFDKEEILARVEAQLRRYKKFITSEETSERLVHQDIIMDMYSRTVQVAGKPVSLTSKEFKLLAMLVRSPGKVFTREDLYQAVWHDKYAIEDNTINVHMSNLRSKLSKYNPNQTYIETVWGIGFKLI; the protein is encoded by the coding sequence ATGTCATTCAGCATATTGGTAGTTGAGGATGATGCAGACATTAATCGATTGCTATGCACCGTCCTTGGCCAAAAGGGGTATCGAACAGAATCGGCGTTTTCTGGAAGTGAAGCAAGGCTGCTTTCATCCATGCGGAGTTATGATTTGATACTGCTAGATCTGATGCTGCCAGGCATGTCCGGAGAAGAATTATTAATACAACTCCGTAGCCACTCGTATGTGCCAATTATCGTCATCTCAGCCAAGGCGAGCATGAAGGACAAAATCAACATGCTTAAAGGGGGGGCCGATGATTATATAACGAAACCTTTTGATAAAGAAGAGATCCTGGCACGGGTTGAGGCGCAACTGCGGCGCTATAAAAAGTTCATTACTTCTGAGGAAACGTCTGAACGATTGGTTCATCAGGACATTATTATGGATATGTATTCAAGAACAGTACAAGTAGCGGGTAAGCCCGTATCGCTCACTTCCAAAGAATTTAAATTGTTGGCTATGTTGGTACGATCCCCAGGTAAAGTGTTTACCAGAGAGGATCTGTATCAAGCTGTGTGGCATGACAAGTATGCGATCGAAGATAATACGATTAACGTTCATATGAGCAACCTGAGAAGTAAGCTCTCTAAATATAATCCGAATCAAACCTATATCGAAACGGTGTGGGGTATTGGGTTTAAATTGATCTGA
- a CDS encoding response regulator transcription factor, whose translation MDAHKIMIVDDDPHICEIVQVYCEREGFIASCSHSGTEAMKLLRSFEPDLIVLDVLLANENGIDWCRNARSYTNAPILFLSSREEDEVKISALAYGGDDYITKPFSPGVLMAKIKAHLRRMSAGRREQLLELPGLTLDFYAQSVNIDSKTVFLSKKEFSLLSYMAQNVNRVVSVETLFQLIWGMESLEDTRTVAVHISNLRKKIEVDLTHPERIITVRGQGYMLVARNTSQERI comes from the coding sequence GTGGATGCTCACAAAATAATGATCGTCGATGACGATCCCCATATATGCGAGATTGTTCAGGTATATTGCGAACGGGAGGGCTTCATAGCCTCCTGCAGTCATAGCGGAACCGAAGCGATGAAGCTGCTGAGGTCGTTCGAGCCGGATCTGATTGTACTGGATGTACTGCTGGCGAATGAGAACGGCATAGATTGGTGCAGGAATGCGCGTAGCTACACGAATGCGCCGATCTTATTTCTGAGCAGCCGCGAGGAGGACGAGGTGAAGATCAGTGCACTAGCCTATGGCGGCGACGATTATATAACCAAGCCGTTCAGTCCTGGCGTGCTTATGGCCAAGATCAAGGCTCATCTTCGCCGGATGTCGGCGGGCAGAAGGGAACAACTGCTGGAGTTACCGGGGTTGACGCTGGATTTCTATGCACAGTCCGTCAACATCGATAGTAAAACCGTCTTCCTATCAAAGAAAGAATTCAGTCTGCTATCCTATATGGCACAAAACGTTAATCGTGTCGTCAGTGTCGAGACGTTATTTCAGCTTATCTGGGGAATGGAGAGCTTGGAGGATACGAGAACGGTGGCTGTACACATCAGCAATCTACGCAAAAAAATCGAGGTCGACCTGACCCATCCGGAGAGAATCATTACGGTTCGGGGGCAAGGATATATGCTGGTTGCCCGAAATACGTCACAGGAGCGGATATAG
- a CDS encoding sensor histidine kinase: MKGIRRFGSHTILLYIAAAIIVGLVASYAIITVPDDPKFESEEGILDLTQAHVSENPIKLKGEWAFYWQELLSPEDIQLRSARDGIHDRWISIPGSWLGDELEGQRLEGTGYATFRLLIQLSEQDRHERLALRLPTIFHAYTLWVNGERLAEVGTVGPNKSSVTPQLATKLVFFQPKNDRVELVMQVANFHHKRGGITKSIELGGSDVLTVKTNLKIAAEMFITASLLVIGMYHLVLFILRRKDRATLYFGLFTLLLGIRSLLVGEHLATQLWPAFPWGLQFKIEYLILCSSAYIITMYSDCIFPRYVSPWFLLGSRIVTGAFCIVVAVTPALIYTQLLLIIGVMIVLHMVYLMVGLVQAAVRRREGALLFLLVSMVALVTVINDFLYYSEWSLIGNTSPLGLLVFTIAQMILLSSRFTRTASNEERIARELQDANYRLSEMNMNLERTVQERTQALSAAHDDLRTSYDQLLHSEQGRKKLLAYITHDLRMPLSSMLGYVEAVQDRVKPERNEQYLKYIRDNTIRINRMIEELSFLSHLETGQVSFRMKPVQVIHFLRRFFEQYELVVRDAGLEFTLDTGEANAQQPHLAVVEMDVQRFEQALFNLVSNAMKFTDGGGLVRIGLAVDEVNHSRYAIISVQDSGIGIPPEQLEQIFDRNYKYYRPGAEQGIEGSGLGLAICREIVQAHGGTVRAESDGKTGAIFYISLPCTVDEGRR, encoded by the coding sequence ATGAAAGGCATACGTCGATTCGGCTCTCATACTATCCTGCTATATATAGCGGCTGCAATTATTGTTGGTTTGGTTGCAAGCTATGCTATCATCACGGTACCGGACGATCCCAAGTTCGAAAGTGAAGAGGGCATACTGGATCTGACCCAGGCTCATGTCAGTGAGAATCCGATTAAGTTAAAAGGAGAGTGGGCGTTCTACTGGCAGGAGCTGCTGTCTCCTGAGGACATACAGCTTCGTTCGGCAAGGGACGGAATTCATGACCGTTGGATCAGTATCCCGGGCTCCTGGTTAGGAGATGAGTTAGAGGGTCAGCGACTGGAAGGTACAGGCTATGCAACGTTTCGGCTACTCATCCAGCTTAGCGAGCAGGATCGGCACGAGCGGCTTGCTCTGCGGCTGCCGACTATCTTTCATGCATATACCTTATGGGTGAATGGCGAACGGCTGGCAGAGGTCGGCACAGTTGGCCCGAACAAGAGCAGCGTGACCCCGCAACTGGCAACAAAGCTTGTATTCTTTCAGCCGAAAAATGACAGGGTGGAGCTGGTGATGCAAGTAGCCAACTTCCATCATAAGCGAGGCGGCATCACCAAATCTATCGAGCTGGGCGGCAGTGATGTGTTAACGGTCAAGACCAATCTGAAGATCGCCGCCGAAATGTTCATCACCGCAAGCCTGCTGGTGATCGGTATGTATCACCTGGTGTTGTTCATCCTTCGTCGCAAAGACAGGGCTACATTGTATTTTGGTCTGTTCACCCTGTTGCTTGGTATCCGATCCTTATTGGTCGGCGAGCACTTGGCTACACAACTGTGGCCTGCTTTTCCATGGGGCTTGCAGTTCAAGATCGAGTACCTGATTCTTTGCAGCAGTGCATACATCATCACGATGTATTCGGATTGCATCTTTCCCCGTTATGTGTCGCCTTGGTTTCTGCTTGGCTCACGCATCGTAACTGGCGCCTTCTGTATCGTTGTTGCGGTGACCCCTGCACTTATATATACCCAATTATTGCTGATCATCGGTGTGATGATTGTTTTGCATATGGTGTATCTCATGGTTGGGCTGGTTCAAGCTGCTGTGCGGCGAAGGGAGGGAGCGCTGCTCTTCCTGCTGGTGTCCATGGTTGCTTTAGTTACGGTCATTAACGATTTTTTATACTACAGCGAATGGTCGTTGATCGGTAACACCTCGCCGCTTGGTCTGTTGGTGTTCACGATCGCACAGATGATCCTTCTGTCTTCGAGATTTACGAGGACGGCATCGAACGAAGAGAGAATTGCACGTGAGCTGCAGGACGCTAACTACAGGCTGAGCGAAATGAATATGAATCTCGAACGGACCGTGCAGGAACGCACACAGGCCTTATCCGCAGCTCATGATGACCTGCGTACTTCCTATGACCAGTTGCTTCACTCCGAGCAAGGGAGGAAGAAGCTCCTTGCCTATATTACACATGACCTGCGCATGCCGCTGTCCAGCATGCTAGGTTATGTAGAAGCGGTGCAGGATCGGGTCAAGCCGGAACGCAATGAACAGTACCTGAAGTATATCCGAGATAACACGATCAGGATTAACCGCATGATCGAGGAGCTGTCCTTCTTGTCGCATCTGGAGACGGGGCAGGTCTCGTTCCGCATGAAGCCGGTTCAAGTGATTCACTTTTTGCGTCGTTTCTTTGAACAATATGAGCTGGTGGTGCGTGATGCAGGGTTGGAATTCACGTTGGATACGGGAGAGGCAAACGCTCAACAACCTCATCTAGCTGTTGTGGAGATGGATGTGCAACGATTCGAGCAAGCTTTGTTTAATCTGGTGTCGAACGCGATGAAGTTCACCGATGGGGGCGGGCTGGTGCGTATTGGGTTAGCTGTAGATGAGGTGAATCATTCCCGTTATGCAATCATTAGCGTCCAAGATTCTGGCATCGGTATCCCTCCAGAACAGCTCGAGCAAATCTTCGATCGCAATTATAAATATTATCGACCGGGAGCGGAGCAGGGAATCGAGGGCAGCGGGCTCGGGCTGGCGATATGCAGGGAAATTGTCCAGGCACATGGAGGGACGGTTCGAGCGGAGAGCGACGGCAAGACGGGGGCGATATTCTATATATCGCTGCCTTGTACTGTAGACGAGGGAAGGAGATAG